The genomic DNA GCCGGTCCAACATCGTCGAGCTCTACATCTCCTACCTGCGCAAGAAGATCGACAGCGGCCGTGAGCCGATGATCCACACGCTGCGCGGGGCGGGGTATGTCCTCAAACCCACCAAGTAACGCGCCCCGGGCCCCGGGCAGCTGGTCACTGCAGGCCCGTCTGCTGCTCGGACAGCTGCTGATGCTGGCACTGGTGTGCGTCGGTATCGGGGCGGCCACCGAACTCGCGCTGTACCAGTATCTGGTGCACCAGCTGGACAGCCAGCTGGTCGAGGCCACCGGCCGCTCGGCGATGATGTCGGGTCTGCCGCCACCCCCGCCGATTCCCGGTGGCATGCCCGGCAGCAGCATCGGGCCGCGACCCCGGCCGGGTCCCGGCCCGGATTTCCTGGACGCCCCGGGCCAGCCCGTCGGGATGGTGGCCGCGGTGGTGAGCCAACAGGGCAGGGTCAACGCCGGGGTGCTGACCACCTTCGGCGAGCGGGCCGATCTGGGGGTGGTCGCCCAGCAACAGCTGGTCTCGGTGACGCCGCACCAGCGGGCGATCACCATTGATCTGGACGGACTGGGGAGCTACCGTGCCGTGGCCACCTACAACCGGTTCGGTGAGACCGTGGCGGTGGGCCTGCCGCTGTCCGACGTACACGGCACCCTGTTGCGGGTGCTGCTCATCTTCGCGGTGGTCACCGTGGTGGCGGTGGCCGTTGCCGCCACTGCCGGGGTGGTGATCATCCGCCGGGCGCTGGCCCCGCTGAACAGGGTGGCGGCCACCGCAGCGCAGGTGGCCAACCTGCCGTTGGATCGTGGCGAGGTGGCCCTGCCGGTCCGTGTTCCCGAGCGTGACGCCAATCCGAATACCGAAGTGGGACAGATGGGTTCGGCACTGAATCGGATGCTGGACCACATTTCGGCGGCGCTGTCGACGCGGCAGGCCAGCGAGACCCGGGTGCGGCAGTTCGTCGCCGACGCCAGCCACGAACTGCGCACCCCGCTGACGGCCATCCGCGGGTACAGCGAGCTGGCGCAACGCCGCCGCGACGAGGTGCCCGCCGAAGTCGCCCACGCCATGGGCCGGGTGGCGTCCGAAGCCGAAAGGATGACACATCTGGTCGAAGACCTCCTGCTGCTGGCCCGGCTGGATTCTGGCCGCCCGCTGGAGCGGGAACCGGTCGACCTGTCGAAGCTGGCCGTGGACGCGGTGAGTGACGCCCACATCGCCGGACCCGATCACGAGTGGAACCTGGACCTGCCCGATGAGCCGGTGCTGGTGACCGGGGATGCGGCCCGGCTGCAGCAGGTGCTGACCAATCTGCTGGCCAACGCCCGCACCCACACCGGTCCGGGTACCACGGTCACGCTGTCGCTGACAGCCGCCGACCGGCACGCGGTGCTCACCGTCGCCGATGACGGGCCCGGCATCCCGGCGCAGCTGCAGTCCGAGGTGTTCGAGCGGTTCGCCCGCGGCGACTCGTCGCGCTCGCGCAAAGGTGGCAGCACCGGGCTGGGCCTGGCCATCGTGGCCGCGGTGGTCAAGGCGCACGGCGGCCGCATCGAGCTGGCCAGCAGGCCCGGCGACACCCGGTTCGTCGTGACGCTCCCCTTCACAGCCGGCACATAGCCGATACCAAGGGTCTGTCCACACGGGCCCAGCACTCTGGCAGGGTGACTCTCCTCGCGCGGCGCGAACCGCTGGCCGTCGCGGCATTGCTGACGGCGACCGCGCTGCTCTACCTGTGGAACCTCGGCGCCACCGACTGGGCCAACAGCTTTTACACCGCTGCGGTGCAGGCCGGTTCCCAGAGCTGGACGGCGTTGTTGTTCGGGTCCAGCGATGCCGCCAACGCGATCACCGTGGACAAGACCCCGGCCGCGTTGTGGGTGATGAGCCTGTCCGCGCGCCTCTTCGGGTTCAGCAGCTGGAGCATGCTGGTGCCGCAGGCGCTGATGGGTGTGGCCACGGTGGCCGTGCTGTACGTCGCCGTGCGCCGGGTGGTCGGTGTCCCTGGTGCCCTGCTGGCCGGGACGGTGCTGGCGGTGACGCCGGTGGCCGCCCTGATGTTCCGGTTCAACAACCCGGACGCGCTGCTGGTTCTCGCGCTGGTGGTGGCGGCCTACTGTGTGCAGCGCTCACTGGACGGTTCGGCGTGGTGGATGGTGGCCGCTGGGACCGCGCTGGGCGTGGGGTTTCTGGCCAAGATGCTGCAGGCCCTGCTGGTGGCACCGGTGTTCGCGCTGGTGTTTCTGATCGCTGCGGAAATGTCTGTGGCGCAGCGCATTCGGCGGCTGTTCCTCGGTGGGCTGGCCCTGGTGGTGTCGGCCGGCTGGTACCTGCTTTTGGTGGAGCTCTGGCCGGCGGATCTGCGGCCCTATATCGGTGGCTCGCAGGACAATTCGATCCTGGAACTGACACTGGGGTACAACGGCCTGGGCCGATTGACCGGCGACGAGGTGGGCGGCCTGGGCAACATGAACCACGACGTCGGCTGGGCGCGGCTGCTGGGCGCTCAGATGGGCGGTGAGATCGGCTGGCTGCTGCCCGCTGCCGTGATCGTGCTGGTGGCCGGATTGTGCTGTGCCCGAGGTATGGTGCGCGCCGCACTGTCGCTGTGGGGCGGGTGGCTGGTGGCCACCGCGCTGGTGTTCAGCTACATGAACGGCATCATGCACTCGTACTACACCGTCGCTCTGGCGCCGGCGATCGCGGCGTGCCTCGGTATCGGGGCGCCGGTGCTCTGGCGCCGCCGCACCGATATCCGGATCGTGATGGTGCTCTCGGGTGCGGTGATCATCACCGCGATCCTGGCGTTCCTGTTGCTGCAACGACATTCGGATTGGCAACCGTGGCTGCGTCCTACGGTGTTGTTCACCGGGCTGGCCGCCGGGCTGCTGCTACTGGTCGTCGGCAAGCTGGCCCCGCGCGCCGCCACGGCGGTGGGTGCACTGGCCTGCGTCGCGGTGCTGGCCGCACCAGCGGCCTACAGCGTCGCCACCGCGGGTACCACGCACAGCGGCGCCATTCCCACGTCGGGGCCGGTGTCCGGGTTCGGTGGGCCGCCCGGCCTGCTCACCGCCGAGCGTCCCCCGGATGAGCTCATCACACTGCTGCGCCAGGACGGGGCGGACTACACCTGGGTGGCGGCGGCGGTGGGCTCCAACAATGCCGCCGGCTACCAGTTGAGCACCGGCCTGCCGGTGATGGCCGTCGGCGGCTACAACGGCACCGACCCGGCTCCCACACTGTCGGAGTTCCAGAAACTGGTGGCAGCCAAGAAGATCCACTACTTCATGGACTCCACCACCCTGCGGATGATGGGGTCGCAGTCCAGCGGCAGTGACGCCGCCCACCGGATCGCGGACTGGGTGCACGCCCACTTCCCCAGCGAGAACATCGCCGGTGTCACCGTCTTCGACCTGACCGCATGACTCATAGCCCGAGCACAGGAAACGCCAATGTCCAACCCACGGCCGACACCGAGTATCAAGACATGACCACAATCGACCTGCCGCGAGCAAAAGCCCGCAATGCCGCCCTCGTCGCCGCCGAGCGCGGCGTGCCTGTCCTGGACGTCGTGGTCCCGGTGTACAACGAACAGGAGCAACTCGCGGACTCGATCCGCCGGCTGCACCGCCACCTGTGCACGGAGTTCCCGTTCGACTTCCGGATCACCATCGCCGACAACGCCAGCGTGGACGCCACGCTCGCCATTGCCGAACGGCTCGCCGGTGAGCTCGACGGGGTGCGGGTGCGTCGGCTTGAACTCAAGGGCCGGGGTCGCGCGCTGCATGAGGTGTGGTCGACGTCGGACGCGCCCGTGCTCGCGTACATGGACGTCGACCTGTCCACCGACCTGGCCGCCCTGGCGCCGTTGGTGGCGCCACTGATCTCCGGGCATTCGGATCTGGCCATCGGCACCCGGCTGGGCCGCGGCTCGCAGGTGGTCCGCGGGCCCAAGCGCGAGTTCATCTCCCGCTGCTACAACCTGATTCTGCGCTCGACCCTGGCGGCGCGTTTCTCCGACGCGCAGTGCGGCTTCAAGGCCATCCGCGCGGACGCGGCCGCACAGCTGCTACCGCACGTGCACGACACCGGCTGGTTCTTCGACACCGAGTTGCTGGTGCTGGCGCAGCGCAGCGGCATGCGGATCCATGAGGTGCCGGTCGACTGGGTGGACGATCCGGACAGCCGCGTCGACATCGTCGCCACGGCTGTCGCCGACCTCAAGGGCATCGCCCGGCTGCTCGGCGGCTTCGCCCGCGGCTCGATCCCCGTGGGCGCCATCGGCGCGCAGCTGACGCCGGCCGCCGAGCCACCACCGTCACTGTTGCGGCAAGTGGTTCGCTTCGCCACCGTCGGCGTGCTGTCCACGCTGGCGTACCTGGTGTTGTTCCTGGCCCTGCGACCGCTCGGCGCCCAGGGTGCCAACCTGGTGGCGCTGCTGGTGACCGCGGTGGCCAACACCGCAGCCAACCGCCGGTTCACCTTCGGCGTGCGCGGGCGTGCCCGGGTGGTGCGCCACCAGTTCGAAGGACTGGTGGTGTTCGGGATCGGGCTGGCCCTGACCAGTGGCTCGCTGGCGGTACTGCACTACTTCGGCGAGCCGGCCCGCGCCGTCGAACTCGCGGTCCTGGTGGCGGCCAACCTGCTGGCCACTGTGGTGCGGTTCGTCCTGCTGCGCGGCTGGGTCTTCCGTTCCGGCAGGAGCGCCTCGTGACAGTCATCGACGACGCCCCGGTGAGTGTCGAAGCCCATCGCGTGCCCACTGCCCGCTGGGAGCGGCCCGCACTGGTGGTGCTGCTGGCCGGTACCGCGGTGCTGTACCTGTGGGCGCTGGGTTCGCTGGGTTGGGCCAATGACTTCTACGCCGCCGCAGCACAAGCCGGGTCGCAGAACTGGAAGGCGTTGCTGTTCGGGTCGCTGGACCCGGGCAATGTCATCACCGTGGACAAGCCACCTGCCTCCCTGTGGGTGATGGGCCTGGCCGGTCAGGTATTTGGATTCAGCTCCTGGAGCATGCTGGTGCCGCAGGGCCTGATGGGGGTGGCGTCGGTGGCGCTGCTCTACGCGGCGGTGAAGCGGACGTCGGGACCGGCTGCCGGCCTGTTGGCCGGGCTGGTGTTGACGCTGACCCCCGTGGCGGCGTTGATGTTCCGGTACAACAACCCGGACGCGCTCCTGGTTCTCTTGTTGGTCGTCGCGGCCTACTGCATCGTGCGTGCGCTGGACGGCAGGGCGGTGCTCTGGACGTCTCTGGCCGGGGTGGCGCTGGGCTTCGCCTTCCTGACCAAACTGTTGCAGGCGTTCCTGATCGTGCCGGTGCTGGCGCTGGTGGTGCTGGTGGCGGTGCCGGTCAGTGTCCGTAGACGGCTGGTTGCCCTGGCATGCGGGCTCATTGCGATGGTGGTCTCGGCAGGCTGGTACATCGCGCTGGTGGCGTTGTGGCCGGCCGATTCCCGGCCCTATATCGGTGGTTCCACGAACAACAGCCTGCTGGAGTTGGCGCTGGGCTACAACGGCCTGGGCCGGGTGTTCGGCGGTGACGGCAATCCCACTCGCGGAGCCGAGAACGGCTCGGCCGTGGGCGGCCCTCCGGGTGGTGGCATGAACATCATGTTCGGGGGCGATCCGGGCATCACCCGCATGTTCGGTCAGTCCATGGGCACGGAGATCTCCTGGTTGTTGCCGGCGGCACTGATCGGTCTGGTGGCCGGGCTGTGGTTCACCCGCCGCGCAGCGCGGACCGACCGCACGCGCGCAGCGCTGCTGTTGTGGGGTGGCTGGACCGTGGTGACGGGGCTGATCTTCAGCTACATGAAGGGGATCATGCATCCCTATTACACCATTGCGCTGGCACCCGGCGTCGCCGCGGTCGTGGCGATCGGCGTGGTCGAGCTGTGGCGTGGGCGTGCCCACCTGCCGGCGCGAATCCCGTTGGCACTCATGCTCGCCGCGACGGGTGTGTGGAGTTTCGTGTTGTTGAACCGGACCCCGGACTGGCTGCCCTGGCTGCGGTGGGTGGTGCTGGTCGGGGCCATCGTGGCGGCCGCGGTGCTCGCCGTCGGTGGACACCAGCTAGGCCGCTACACCGCGGCGTTGGCGCTGGCGGGCGTGCTGTTCGGGCTGGGCGCCACCGGTGCCTACACGGTGCAGACCGTGGTGGGTGGTACCAGCGGCGGCGGGATTCCGCTGTCCGGGCCCGCGCGCGATGTCGGGCTCTTCGGTCCCGGTGGTCCGGGAGGCTCGGGTGGTCCGGGCGGCCCAGGAGGCCCAGGAGGCCCAGGAGGCCCCGGTGGTTCGTCGGAGGAGGTGGAGAACCTGTTGCGCGACAGCGGCGAGCACTGGGCTGCAGCCGCTGTCAGCTCGATGGCGTCAGGGCGCCTGCAGTTGGAGACCGGGCGCCCGGTGATGGCGATCGGCGGGTTCAGCGGCGGGGATCCCGCACCCACGCTGGCGCAGTTCCAGCAGTATGTGGCCGACGGTCAGATCGGCTACTTCCTGGTGAGTGACCGAGGCCCCGGTGGTCGCGGCGGCGGCGATACCGACAGCTCTGCCGCGCAGATCACGCAGTGGGTGAAGGACAACTTCACCGCGCAGACCATCGACGGCACAACGGTTTACGATCTGCACCCTTGACCACGCTCAGAACGGTGGCGGCCGGGTGGCTTCGGCCGCGCGGCCGTCATTGAGTTTGCGCTCGGCGTTGATGCGGTAGATGCGTTGCTTGGCTCGGTTGCGTTTTCGGTATGTGGGGATGTGGTTGATCTTGCCGGGCGGGGTGGGTGTCGGCGGCGGGGTGTTGATGGGAGCTGAGGTGGTGTTGATGGTGGGGAAGTACAGGCGGCTGGCGGGCTTGCTGGTGTAGGTCTGTCCGGTGGGGGTGGTGATGGTGATGGTGCCGTCAGGGGCTTGGCTGTCGGTCCACCCGGTCCAGAAGGTTTTGCCGAAATGGTGCAGTTTGCAGTACATCTTGCCGCCGGAGGCATGGGTTTTGCCGGCCGGCCAGGGGGTGGTGTGGTCCCATTCGCAGAACTGGGCGGGGCGGTCGCAGTTCGGGAACCGGCACGTCAGGTCGCGGGCGGTGGTCCACTCCTGCAGGGCTGTTGACGGTCGGTAGCGGCTTTCGGGATCCGTCCCCGGTGCGGTGAGGTGGCGGACTGGTGCGCCTCGGGCGATGAGCGCGGCGATCAGCGGCGCCGGCATCGCGCCGAAGCCCACCAGGATGCCCGGCGGCGGATTGGGCACGCAGGGTGCTGGTGTGGTCGTCTGGTCGACCTCGGGCTGGTCCTCGGTCTCGGGCTCATTTTCTGCTGCGGGTCGGCATTCGGCAGCCGGGCCGTCGTGGGAGGCCTGGTTCTCGCGGGCGGGTTCGCGAGTGCCGTCGAGGTGCACGCGGGTGCCGTCGGGGTAGACCAGGGTGATGTCACTGCGCGGCTGGCCGGGGTCGGGCGGCAGCGGGGCATCGCCGTCCATCAACGGATCGGGCTGCGCCGCCAAAGTCTCGGCTTCGGTGTAGATGTGCACCACCACCTGCGAGGCCCGGCCATCATCGTCGGCGGCGGCGGGGCAGTCCGGGTTCCCGCACTGGCAGGCCAGGTGGAAGGACCCGGCTCCCAGCGCCCCGTGGGCATCAGCGCGGCGCTGATTCAGGGTCCGGGGGTCGTCTGTGCAGACCCCTTTGGCCATCGCGGTGATCCGCTGCCAATACAGAGCGGCATCGGCACCGGTGAGGCGCAGCAGGACCTCGGTGACCCCGTCTTTGGTTTCCAGGATCTCCACACCGCGGTCGCGGACCCGCACCCGGACCTGGCGCACCGCGGCGGGGTCGTACCGGTTGACCCAGATGTCGATGGCGTTATCGAGTTTCTTGACCGATAGGGCACCCCAGGTGGTGGCGGCCTCGGCGAGGTGGGTTTCGACGACGGCGAGTACGTCGGGGTCGATGATGTTGGTGGTGCGGTGCACGATGCGTCGGGCGATGTATTCCGAGATCTGCCCGCCCAACAACAACTCAGCGACCTTCGGCAACCGAGTCGCCAACGCCAACCCGATTTCCATGTCGTTGGAGGCGCGGCCGTGGCTGGTGTCGCTGGCCAACGAGATCTCGGCGGCGGCGGATTTCCAGGCGGCTTCGGTGTCCTCGACGGTGTCGTAGTCGTCGGTGTAGGTGCGGCTGGTCTTCTCCGCGATGAACAACAACCGGTGCGCGGCGACGGTGGCGGCCAGGGCGGTGTAGGTGGTGATCGCATCGTCGAGTTGCACGTCGGTCATCGGGCGTGTCAGATGGTTTGTGTAGGAGCTGCATGAGCCAGATGGAGCACGATGATGTCCATGGTTGTTCGGCAGGACAGTCAGGCCGGTGACGGCGATAACGGCGAG from Mycolicibacterium tokaiense includes the following:
- a CDS encoding sensor histidine kinase — its product is MSSNPPSNAPRAPGSWSLQARLLLGQLLMLALVCVGIGAATELALYQYLVHQLDSQLVEATGRSAMMSGLPPPPPIPGGMPGSSIGPRPRPGPGPDFLDAPGQPVGMVAAVVSQQGRVNAGVLTTFGERADLGVVAQQQLVSVTPHQRAITIDLDGLGSYRAVATYNRFGETVAVGLPLSDVHGTLLRVLLIFAVVTVVAVAVAATAGVVIIRRALAPLNRVAATAAQVANLPLDRGEVALPVRVPERDANPNTEVGQMGSALNRMLDHISAALSTRQASETRVRQFVADASHELRTPLTAIRGYSELAQRRRDEVPAEVAHAMGRVASEAERMTHLVEDLLLLARLDSGRPLEREPVDLSKLAVDAVSDAHIAGPDHEWNLDLPDEPVLVTGDAARLQQVLTNLLANARTHTGPGTTVTLSLTAADRHAVLTVADDGPGIPAQLQSEVFERFARGDSSRSRKGGSTGLGLAIVAAVVKAHGGRIELASRPGDTRFVVTLPFTAGT
- a CDS encoding ArnT family glycosyltransferase, producing MTLLARREPLAVAALLTATALLYLWNLGATDWANSFYTAAVQAGSQSWTALLFGSSDAANAITVDKTPAALWVMSLSARLFGFSSWSMLVPQALMGVATVAVLYVAVRRVVGVPGALLAGTVLAVTPVAALMFRFNNPDALLVLALVVAAYCVQRSLDGSAWWMVAAGTALGVGFLAKMLQALLVAPVFALVFLIAAEMSVAQRIRRLFLGGLALVVSAGWYLLLVELWPADLRPYIGGSQDNSILELTLGYNGLGRLTGDEVGGLGNMNHDVGWARLLGAQMGGEIGWLLPAAVIVLVAGLCCARGMVRAALSLWGGWLVATALVFSYMNGIMHSYYTVALAPAIAACLGIGAPVLWRRRTDIRIVMVLSGAVIITAILAFLLLQRHSDWQPWLRPTVLFTGLAAGLLLLVVGKLAPRAATAVGALACVAVLAAPAAYSVATAGTTHSGAIPTSGPVSGFGGPPGLLTAERPPDELITLLRQDGADYTWVAAAVGSNNAAGYQLSTGLPVMAVGGYNGTDPAPTLSEFQKLVAAKKIHYFMDSTTLRMMGSQSSGSDAAHRIADWVHAHFPSENIAGVTVFDLTA
- a CDS encoding bifunctional glycosyltransferase family 2/GtrA family protein, encoding MTTIDLPRAKARNAALVAAERGVPVLDVVVPVYNEQEQLADSIRRLHRHLCTEFPFDFRITIADNASVDATLAIAERLAGELDGVRVRRLELKGRGRALHEVWSTSDAPVLAYMDVDLSTDLAALAPLVAPLISGHSDLAIGTRLGRGSQVVRGPKREFISRCYNLILRSTLAARFSDAQCGFKAIRADAAAQLLPHVHDTGWFFDTELLVLAQRSGMRIHEVPVDWVDDPDSRVDIVATAVADLKGIARLLGGFARGSIPVGAIGAQLTPAAEPPPSLLRQVVRFATVGVLSTLAYLVLFLALRPLGAQGANLVALLVTAVANTAANRRFTFGVRGRARVVRHQFEGLVVFGIGLALTSGSLAVLHYFGEPARAVELAVLVAANLLATVVRFVLLRGWVFRSGRSAS
- a CDS encoding ArnT family glycosyltransferase — its product is MTVIDDAPVSVEAHRVPTARWERPALVVLLAGTAVLYLWALGSLGWANDFYAAAAQAGSQNWKALLFGSLDPGNVITVDKPPASLWVMGLAGQVFGFSSWSMLVPQGLMGVASVALLYAAVKRTSGPAAGLLAGLVLTLTPVAALMFRYNNPDALLVLLLVVAAYCIVRALDGRAVLWTSLAGVALGFAFLTKLLQAFLIVPVLALVVLVAVPVSVRRRLVALACGLIAMVVSAGWYIALVALWPADSRPYIGGSTNNSLLELALGYNGLGRVFGGDGNPTRGAENGSAVGGPPGGGMNIMFGGDPGITRMFGQSMGTEISWLLPAALIGLVAGLWFTRRAARTDRTRAALLLWGGWTVVTGLIFSYMKGIMHPYYTIALAPGVAAVVAIGVVELWRGRAHLPARIPLALMLAATGVWSFVLLNRTPDWLPWLRWVVLVGAIVAAAVLAVGGHQLGRYTAALALAGVLFGLGATGAYTVQTVVGGTSGGGIPLSGPARDVGLFGPGGPGGSGGPGGPGGPGGPGGPGGSSEEVENLLRDSGEHWAAAAVSSMASGRLQLETGRPVMAIGGFSGGDPAPTLAQFQQYVADGQIGYFLVSDRGPGGRGGGDTDSSAAQITQWVKDNFTAQTIDGTTVYDLHP
- a CDS encoding DUF222 domain-containing protein; the protein is MTDVQLDDAITTYTALAATVAAHRLLFIAEKTSRTYTDDYDTVEDTEAAWKSAAAEISLASDTSHGRASNDMEIGLALATRLPKVAELLLGGQISEYIARRIVHRTTNIIDPDVLAVVETHLAEAATTWGALSVKKLDNAIDIWVNRYDPAAVRQVRVRVRDRGVEILETKDGVTEVLLRLTGADAALYWQRITAMAKGVCTDDPRTLNQRRADAHGALGAGSFHLACQCGNPDCPAAADDDGRASQVVVHIYTEAETLAAQPDPLMDGDAPLPPDPGQPRSDITLVYPDGTRVHLDGTREPARENQASHDGPAAECRPAAENEPETEDQPEVDQTTTPAPCVPNPPPGILVGFGAMPAPLIAALIARGAPVRHLTAPGTDPESRYRPSTALQEWTTARDLTCRFPNCDRPAQFCEWDHTTPWPAGKTHASGGKMYCKLHHFGKTFWTGWTDSQAPDGTITITTPTGQTYTSKPASRLYFPTINTTSAPINTPPPTPTPPGKINHIPTYRKRNRAKQRIYRINAERKLNDGRAAEATRPPPF